One stretch of Chryseobacterium indologenes DNA includes these proteins:
- the araA gene encoding L-arabinose isomerase — MLTPLNTKEVWFITGSQHLYGPETLAQVAEHSQKIVEELEKSSFIPVKVIVKPTVKTTEEIFETIAAANHAENCIGVITWMHTFSPAKMWIRGLKILQKPLLHLHTQFNRDIPWSTMDMDFMNLNQAAHGDREFGFMVSRLRKNRKVVMGHWSEERVQKQIGDWSRVAAGWDDWQGAKFARFGDNMRFVAVTDGDKVEAETQFGFSVNTWGIGDLVGIINSVSEGEIKSLMEEYESSYHMAASLLEGGASRSSLHTAAKIELGLEKFLKDGGFKGFSDTFEDLHGLEQLPGIAVQRLMQKGYGFAGEGDWKTAALVRAMKTMGQGLEGGNAFMEDYTYHLDPSNPSILGSHMLEVDPVLAAGKPSCEIHPLGIGGKADPVRLVFNSRGNIDSLNAALMDFGNHFRLLINKTRALEITEELPKLPVARVLWKPLPDLYTAAEAWILAGGAHHTCYSENISAEQLEDFAEIAGIESLVIDEDTRMRDFKNTLRWNEMYYR, encoded by the coding sequence ATGTTAACACCTCTCAATACCAAAGAAGTCTGGTTCATCACAGGAAGTCAGCATCTTTATGGACCTGAAACACTTGCCCAGGTGGCAGAACACTCTCAGAAAATTGTGGAAGAACTTGAAAAATCTTCTTTCATCCCGGTAAAAGTCATTGTAAAGCCAACGGTAAAAACTACCGAAGAGATATTTGAAACTATTGCAGCCGCCAATCATGCAGAAAACTGTATAGGAGTTATCACCTGGATGCACACCTTTTCACCAGCCAAAATGTGGATCAGAGGATTAAAAATTTTACAGAAACCTCTTCTGCATCTGCATACCCAGTTCAACAGAGATATTCCGTGGTCTACCATGGATATGGATTTTATGAATCTTAACCAGGCAGCTCACGGAGACCGTGAATTTGGTTTTATGGTAAGCAGGCTCCGAAAGAACAGAAAAGTAGTGATGGGGCACTGGTCAGAAGAAAGAGTTCAGAAGCAGATCGGTGACTGGAGCCGTGTTGCTGCAGGCTGGGATGACTGGCAGGGAGCTAAATTTGCACGTTTCGGAGATAATATGCGGTTTGTAGCTGTTACGGATGGTGATAAAGTGGAAGCTGAAACCCAGTTCGGCTTTTCAGTCAATACCTGGGGAATTGGCGATCTTGTAGGCATTATCAATTCTGTGAGTGAGGGGGAAATAAAAAGTCTGATGGAAGAGTATGAATCTTCTTATCACATGGCAGCATCCCTTTTGGAAGGAGGGGCCAGCAGAAGTTCGCTGCACACCGCTGCAAAAATTGAATTGGGCCTTGAGAAGTTTTTAAAAGACGGAGGATTTAAAGGATTTTCAGATACCTTTGAAGACCTTCACGGGCTGGAACAGCTGCCTGGAATTGCCGTACAGCGTCTGATGCAGAAAGGATACGGATTTGCAGGCGAAGGAGACTGGAAAACAGCAGCACTCGTACGTGCCATGAAAACAATGGGGCAGGGCCTTGAAGGTGGAAACGCCTTTATGGAAGATTATACCTATCATTTAGACCCTTCCAATCCTTCTATTTTAGGCTCCCATATGTTGGAAGTAGACCCTGTGCTGGCCGCCGGAAAACCTTCGTGTGAGATCCATCCGCTGGGAATCGGAGGAAAAGCGGATCCGGTTCGTCTTGTTTTTAACTCCAGAGGAAATATTGATTCTCTGAATGCTGCCCTGATGGATTTTGGAAACCATTTCAGACTGCTGATCAATAAAACCAGAGCATTGGAAATTACAGAAGAGTTGCCAAAACTCCCGGTAGCAAGAGTTTTATGGAAACCTCTTCCTGATTTATATACGGCCGCAGAAGCCTGGATACTGGCAGGAGGGGCACACCATACATGTTACAGTGAAAATATTTCAGCAGAACAGCTGGAAGATTTTGCTGAGATAGCAGGAATTGAATCATTAGTCATTGATGAAGATACCAGAATGCGTGACTTTAAAAATACACTTCGTTGGAATGAAATGTATTATCGTTAA
- a CDS encoding NUDIX hydrolase, with amino-acid sequence MTEDYSQYPKHLVAVDCIIFGFDGENLKILLVKRNFEPQMGEWSLMGGFVGSDETSDEAANRVLCTLTGLENIYLEQLKCYTEINREPTARIMSISYYALINIEKDIQINEQYSAKWVELQKAPDLIFDHNEMVKDAVARLRRRASTGPIGFELLPEKFTMKDLQNLYEAIFDEKFDKRNFTSKINSMDILVNTNKKDMTSSRKGSFLYCFDEKKYNKKISRGFMFKI; translated from the coding sequence ATGACTGAGGATTACTCCCAATATCCCAAACACCTTGTTGCCGTTGACTGTATCATTTTCGGTTTTGATGGCGAAAATCTTAAAATCCTTTTGGTAAAAAGAAATTTTGAACCTCAGATGGGCGAATGGTCACTGATGGGTGGTTTCGTTGGCAGTGACGAGACTTCTGATGAAGCAGCTAACAGGGTTTTGTGTACATTGACCGGTCTTGAAAACATTTATCTTGAACAGCTGAAATGTTATACTGAAATTAACCGTGAGCCAACAGCCAGAATCATGTCTATTTCCTATTACGCACTCATCAATATTGAGAAAGATATTCAGATCAATGAGCAGTACAGTGCAAAATGGGTTGAACTACAGAAAGCACCTGACCTTATTTTCGATCATAATGAAATGGTAAAGGATGCTGTAGCCAGGCTAAGGAGAAGAGCTTCCACAGGACCTATCGGGTTTGAGCTTCTTCCTGAAAAATTCACAATGAAAGACCTACAAAATCTTTATGAAGCTATTTTTGATGAAAAATTTGATAAGCGGAATTTTACCAGCAAGATCAACAGTATGGATATCCTTGTGAATACCAACAAAAAGGACATGACCTCATCCAGAAAAGGATCTTTTCTTTACTGCTTTGACGAAAAAAAATACAACAAAAAAATCTCACGGGGATTTATGTTTAAGATCTGA
- a CDS encoding RICIN domain-containing protein: MRTNKMWLLLAFLLTLLFNCSRIEEKTLLEESGRNLITNANISAEALALAATPPLHVGGKFLKDPCDNNVVLHGVAITPSPWFNGCQYGASSGYCTWDNYNVQGALNYNKAVINKLSSTADGWYLNYIRLHIDPYWTNDPGPAIPENDISRFNYNRLVTYTDQVIIPLINHARSRGMYVILRPPGVCPSRIAVNDTYHSYLKTVWTFLSQHPGLKNADNVMFELANEPVEILGTNGTWGSTGNEHFAALKNFFQPLVNIIRNNGANNVCWIPGTGWQSHYQGYVNNQITGGNIGYAVHIYPGYWGGVNNYQSFQNAWNINVKPIADIAPIAITETDWAPQGYGTFGTGTTGTAGGNGFGANLKYIVDQAGNVSWNVLAPDNLLHKGDPNAGTAYNNDWEACAAPVKQWFQQYASSNYPVANCNTNSSLVNNGIYEIEFQTDANKVVDLKSGEDANGAVLRPWTRNGAAAQRWVAIDAGNGYWRFVSKASATNRCIDLASNSNTLGTSIRLWQNYSNDAQAWQVVAVSNGYYKILSKVDPTRGWDIPNCTMDGNSNLHLWDYYGTSCQLFKFKFIAMN; encoded by the coding sequence ATGAGAACAAACAAAATGTGGCTACTTTTAGCTTTTCTGCTAACCCTTCTTTTCAACTGCTCCCGGATAGAAGAAAAAACTTTACTGGAAGAATCCGGAAGAAACCTAATAACTAATGCAAATATTTCTGCAGAGGCACTGGCATTGGCAGCAACTCCTCCCCTGCATGTCGGCGGCAAGTTTCTCAAAGATCCCTGTGATAATAACGTTGTCCTGCATGGGGTTGCCATTACACCCAGCCCATGGTTCAATGGCTGTCAGTATGGGGCCAGTTCCGGCTACTGTACCTGGGACAATTACAATGTACAAGGAGCACTGAACTACAACAAAGCAGTTATCAACAAACTCAGCAGCACTGCTGATGGCTGGTATCTCAATTACATCCGCCTTCACATTGATCCGTATTGGACCAATGATCCCGGTCCAGCTATTCCTGAGAACGATATCTCAAGATTTAATTATAACCGTCTGGTTACTTACACTGATCAGGTTATTATTCCTTTGATCAACCATGCACGAAGCCGCGGCATGTATGTGATCTTACGCCCACCAGGTGTATGTCCGAGTCGTATTGCAGTGAATGATACGTACCACAGCTATCTTAAAACGGTATGGACTTTCCTTTCTCAACATCCCGGGTTGAAGAATGCTGATAACGTTATGTTCGAATTAGCCAACGAACCTGTCGAGATCCTTGGAACAAACGGTACATGGGGATCAACGGGTAATGAACATTTTGCAGCACTTAAAAACTTTTTCCAGCCACTGGTTAACATCATCCGTAATAATGGTGCCAATAATGTTTGTTGGATTCCGGGTACGGGATGGCAGTCGCATTACCAAGGTTATGTCAATAACCAAATCACCGGCGGTAATATTGGTTATGCTGTTCACATCTATCCTGGGTATTGGGGTGGTGTCAATAATTATCAATCCTTTCAGAATGCATGGAATATCAATGTTAAACCCATTGCAGACATTGCACCGATTGCTATTACAGAAACTGACTGGGCACCGCAAGGATATGGTACCTTCGGTACAGGTACAACTGGTACAGCAGGTGGAAATGGCTTTGGCGCCAATTTAAAATATATTGTAGACCAGGCCGGTAATGTAAGCTGGAATGTTCTTGCCCCGGATAATCTCCTCCACAAAGGCGATCCTAATGCGGGAACAGCCTACAACAACGATTGGGAAGCCTGCGCTGCCCCGGTTAAACAGTGGTTTCAGCAATATGCATCCTCCAACTACCCCGTTGCCAACTGCAACACAAACAGTAGCCTGGTTAATAATGGTATTTATGAGATCGAATTTCAGACTGATGCCAACAAAGTAGTTGATCTGAAATCAGGAGAAGACGCCAATGGTGCAGTATTAAGGCCATGGACAAGGAATGGCGCTGCTGCACAGCGATGGGTTGCCATTGACGCAGGTAATGGCTACTGGCGTTTTGTATCCAAAGCCAGCGCAACCAATCGTTGTATTGATCTGGCCAGCAATAGTAATACATTGGGAACTTCGATCAGGCTTTGGCAGAACTATAGTAATGACGCACAAGCCTGGCAGGTAGTTGCTGTCTCTAATGGTTATTACAAAATACTATCCAAGGTGGATCCTACACGCGGCTGGGATATTCCCAACTGTACCATGGATGGTAATTCAAACTTACATCTTTGGGATTATTATGGTACATCCTGCCAGCTGTTTAAGTTCAAATTTATTGCAATGAATTAA
- a CDS encoding aldose epimerase family protein, whose protein sequence is MKKTTHNGIFILLFLIIFGCKKENNKQDISGKMENISTSDYGVTSKGDSIKKYTLTNKNGMKVEVINFGGIITSLTAPDRNGKYEDVVLGFTKPEGYFDGNPYYFGALIGRYGNRIANAKFTLEGKAYEIDKNDGPNSLHGGKEGFHTRFWNIETVQDAKFPTLKLSYTSADGEEGYPGKLTTTVFYTLTDDNALKISYEAETDKPTVVNLTQHSYFNLSGNFTKTITDHELQINADHFLPVNETLIPTGEQKAVKGTPFDFTVSKPIGKDISAEDDQLKKGKGYDHNWILNGKGLRSIAKVYHQGTGRLMEVFTDEPGVQFYSGNFLDGKFDTKTGGKNEFRTGFCLETQHFPDSPNQPSFPSTELKPGQKYQSKTIYKFSVKN, encoded by the coding sequence ATGAAAAAAACAACACATAATGGCATTTTTATTTTATTATTTTTAATTATTTTCGGCTGTAAAAAAGAAAATAATAAACAGGATATTTCAGGAAAAATGGAGAATATTTCTACTTCAGACTATGGAGTGACGTCAAAAGGCGATTCTATTAAAAAATATACGTTGACCAATAAAAACGGGATGAAAGTTGAGGTCATCAACTTTGGTGGGATTATCACTTCTTTAACCGCCCCGGACAGAAACGGGAAATACGAAGATGTGGTACTCGGTTTTACAAAACCCGAAGGATATTTCGATGGCAACCCTTATTATTTCGGTGCTTTGATCGGAAGATATGGCAATAGGATTGCTAATGCCAAATTCACACTGGAGGGGAAAGCATACGAAATTGATAAAAATGACGGTCCCAACAGCCTTCATGGAGGAAAAGAAGGATTTCATACCAGATTCTGGAATATTGAAACAGTACAAGATGCAAAATTTCCGACATTAAAATTATCTTATACCAGTGCAGACGGTGAAGAAGGATATCCGGGAAAATTAACAACAACTGTTTTTTACACGCTTACGGACGATAATGCTTTGAAAATTTCTTACGAGGCTGAGACCGATAAACCTACAGTGGTAAATCTTACCCAGCATTCTTATTTTAACCTGTCCGGGAATTTTACTAAAACGATTACTGATCATGAACTACAGATTAATGCAGATCATTTTCTTCCGGTGAACGAAACCTTAATTCCTACAGGTGAGCAGAAAGCTGTAAAAGGGACTCCTTTTGATTTCACGGTATCAAAACCGATCGGAAAAGATATCAGTGCAGAAGATGATCAGTTGAAAAAAGGAAAAGGGTATGACCATAACTGGATCCTGAATGGAAAAGGACTTAGAAGTATCGCCAAAGTATATCATCAGGGAACAGGAAGACTGATGGAAGTTTTCACCGATGAGCCAGGTGTGCAGTTTTATTCCGGAAATTTTCTCGACGGAAAGTTTGATACCAAAACCGGAGGTAAAAATGAATTCAGAACAGGGTTCTGTCTGGAAACCCAACATTTCCCGGATTCGCCAAACCAGCCTTCTTTCCCTTCTACAGAACTGAAGCCCGGACAGAAGTACCAGTCAAAAACCATCTATAAATTCTCCGTTAAAAACTAA
- a CDS encoding sodium:solute symporter family transporter, with amino-acid sequence MGKLATIDIIIFLIYFVVVASYGLWIYKKKKSESTGSKDYFLAEGSLTWWAIGASLIASNISAEQFIGMSGEGFFVGIAVAAYEWIAALALIIIAVWFIPIYLKNKIYTMPQFLERRYNKSVSLIMAVFWLFLYVIVNLTSILYLGALAIDTLLGGEHLHGIMIGLLLMALLIGLGGMKVIGYTDVIQVAVLIIGGFATVYMALQIVDQRINGAAVGNALAGFNTLINEAPQHFKLILQKPTTTTTTLAMPQNLEVQKYVVLPGLAMYFAGQWIVNLNYWGCNQYITQRALGADLKTARTGILFAGFLKLFMPVIVMLPGIAAYVLYSKGHLPGFNGVKDGAYSAILGFLPVGLKGLAIAALTAAIVASLAGKVNSISTIFTLDIYKKYLKTDATEIQMVRTGRWVIIIAMMVALAFTWTDVLGIGGEGGFTFIQKYTGFISPGVFAMFLLGMFWKRTTGTAALVGVILGFVLAIFFNSFAVEIFGKETWLYTAFTYEKLENGVVHTITEIPFLINMGWSFFITIIAMILISLAGPKVNPKAFAIDVTMFKVDNRTLVLIVMTLLLLTALYVRFW; translated from the coding sequence ATGGGAAAATTAGCAACTATTGATATCATCATATTTCTGATCTATTTCGTAGTGGTAGCTTCCTACGGATTATGGATCTATAAAAAGAAAAAGTCTGAATCTACAGGAAGTAAAGATTATTTCCTTGCCGAAGGGTCATTGACCTGGTGGGCGATCGGAGCCAGCTTAATTGCTTCTAATATTTCTGCTGAACAGTTTATCGGAATGAGTGGTGAAGGTTTCTTTGTAGGAATAGCTGTTGCCGCTTACGAATGGATAGCAGCTCTTGCGTTGATTATTATTGCGGTCTGGTTTATTCCGATCTATCTTAAGAATAAGATCTATACCATGCCCCAGTTCCTTGAAAGAAGGTATAATAAATCGGTTTCATTGATCATGGCCGTATTCTGGCTGTTTCTGTATGTTATTGTGAATCTTACTTCTATCCTTTATCTGGGTGCTCTTGCCATCGATACTTTACTGGGAGGAGAACATCTTCACGGCATTATGATCGGTCTTTTGCTTATGGCTCTTCTGATCGGTCTTGGAGGGATGAAAGTGATAGGATATACAGACGTTATACAGGTAGCAGTGCTTATTATCGGCGGTTTTGCAACGGTGTATATGGCTTTGCAGATTGTGGACCAGAGAATCAACGGAGCGGCTGTAGGAAATGCTTTAGCAGGATTTAATACCCTGATCAATGAGGCTCCCCAGCACTTTAAGCTGATTCTTCAAAAACCAACAACTACGACCACTACTTTGGCAATGCCTCAGAACCTTGAGGTACAGAAATATGTGGTGTTACCGGGTCTGGCCATGTATTTTGCCGGGCAGTGGATTGTTAACCTGAACTATTGGGGATGCAATCAGTATATTACACAGAGAGCTTTGGGAGCAGATCTGAAAACGGCAAGAACAGGAATTTTATTTGCTGGTTTTCTGAAATTATTCATGCCTGTAATTGTTATGCTTCCGGGAATCGCTGCTTATGTTTTATATTCCAAAGGACATCTTCCAGGATTCAACGGAGTGAAAGACGGGGCATACTCTGCAATATTGGGATTCTTACCAGTAGGATTGAAAGGATTGGCCATTGCCGCTTTGACGGCAGCGATTGTGGCTTCACTGGCAGGAAAAGTGAACAGTATCTCAACCATTTTTACCCTGGATATCTATAAGAAATACCTTAAAACAGATGCCACCGAAATTCAGATGGTGAGAACAGGGCGCTGGGTCATTATTATTGCGATGATGGTTGCATTGGCTTTTACCTGGACAGACGTTTTAGGAATTGGAGGTGAAGGAGGTTTCACATTTATCCAGAAATATACAGGCTTTATCAGTCCTGGAGTTTTTGCCATGTTCCTTCTGGGAATGTTCTGGAAAAGAACAACCGGTACAGCTGCATTGGTAGGAGTTATTTTAGGCTTTGTACTGGCGATCTTTTTCAACAGTTTTGCTGTAGAAATTTTTGGAAAAGAGACGTGGTTGTATACCGCATTCACTTATGAAAAGCTTGAGAACGGAGTAGTGCATACCATTACCGAGATTCCTTTCCTGATCAATATGGGATGGTCGTTCTTTATCACGATAATCGCCATGATCCTGATCAGTCTTGCAGGTCCGAAGGTAAATCCTAAAGCTTTTGCCATTGATGTGACCATGTTTAAAGTGGACAACAGAACTTTAGTATTGATCGTAATGACACTGCTTTTACTGACGGCCTTGTATGTAAGGTTTTGGTAG
- a CDS encoding glycoside hydrolase family 127 protein has protein sequence MTPKLSVILLCFASFASAQMNKKIHYFPLETVKLSESVFNKAMMTDRQYLMAMEPDRLLAPYLKEAGLKPNADNYPNWENTGLDGHIGGHYISALSLMYASTGDSGIKQKIDYMISELERCQKASPDGYISGIPDGKKIWKEIKQGNIRASGFGLNDRWVPLYNIHKLYSGLRDAYWYAKSEKAKTMLIRLTDWMMNEVSDLSDEQIQDMLRSEHGGLNEVFADVYEITHDQKYLKLAHRFSHQAILTPLLSGEDKLTGLHANTQIPKVIGYKRIADLENNTSWSNAADFFWHNVTEKRSSVIGGNSVSEHFNPVNDFSSMIKSIEGPETCNTYNMLKLTKELYATQPESYYIDYYEKALYNHILSTENHDQGGFVYFTPMRPGHYRVYSQPQTSFWCCVGSGMENHAKYGEMIYARSDKDLYVNLFIPSTLTWKQQKVVLRQVNNFPEVPETTLIFDAAGKSEFDVKLRCPEWTTPSEVKILINGKQEKVQRSSDGYFTLTKKWKKGDVVKMILPMHISAEQLPDHSNYYAFKYGPVVLAAKYGTENQQGLLADDSRGGHIAHGPQIPLNEIPVILGSSSEVVSHVTPLNNKPLNFAVKGLYPSEKFGKGLSLVPFYSIQAERYILYWPQADKNEIENTLKQKAKEEAETRKLDMITTDKIQLGEQQPESDHFIESRDSGTGYMEDRHFRDAKGWFSYQMKNKGKNASFLYLLYFDVNNSRTLNIDINGKKIITQNLAGKSGTLSQYLVVPIPDSEKNKEHLTVKFLADEKLMTAKIIEVRLLKGKYEKQHKLN, from the coding sequence ATGACCCCAAAACTTTCAGTTATTTTATTGTGTTTTGCTTCATTTGCATCAGCGCAGATGAATAAGAAAATTCATTATTTCCCTTTGGAAACTGTAAAGTTATCAGAGAGTGTTTTCAATAAAGCTATGATGACAGACCGTCAATATCTCATGGCAATGGAACCTGACAGGCTGCTGGCTCCTTATCTTAAAGAAGCTGGGTTGAAGCCAAATGCAGATAATTATCCTAATTGGGAAAATACAGGATTGGACGGCCACATAGGAGGACACTATATTTCTGCACTATCATTAATGTATGCTTCTACAGGTGATTCCGGAATCAAGCAGAAGATTGATTATATGATCAGTGAACTGGAACGATGCCAGAAAGCCTCTCCGGACGGATACATTTCAGGAATTCCCGACGGAAAAAAAATTTGGAAAGAAATTAAACAGGGAAACATTCGTGCTTCAGGCTTCGGTTTGAACGACCGGTGGGTACCTTTATATAATATTCATAAGCTGTACTCAGGATTACGCGATGCCTATTGGTATGCCAAAAGTGAAAAAGCAAAAACAATGCTGATCAGGCTCACGGATTGGATGATGAATGAAGTATCAGACCTTTCTGATGAACAGATACAGGATATGCTGCGCAGTGAGCATGGAGGACTCAACGAAGTTTTTGCGGATGTGTATGAGATCACTCACGACCAGAAATATCTGAAACTGGCTCACCGTTTTTCCCATCAGGCTATCCTTACACCGCTTTTATCAGGAGAAGATAAGCTTACAGGTCTCCATGCCAATACACAGATTCCCAAAGTAATCGGGTACAAACGGATTGCCGATCTTGAGAATAATACATCCTGGAGTAATGCCGCTGATTTTTTCTGGCATAACGTTACAGAGAAAAGATCTTCAGTTATTGGCGGAAACAGTGTCAGTGAGCATTTTAACCCTGTCAATGATTTCAGCAGTATGATAAAAAGTATTGAAGGTCCGGAAACCTGCAATACCTATAATATGCTGAAGCTGACCAAAGAGCTTTATGCAACGCAGCCCGAATCGTATTATATAGATTATTACGAAAAAGCATTATACAATCATATTCTTTCCACAGAAAATCATGATCAAGGAGGCTTTGTTTACTTTACGCCAATGCGTCCCGGACATTATCGTGTGTATTCACAGCCTCAGACCAGCTTCTGGTGCTGTGTAGGATCCGGAATGGAAAACCATGCCAAATATGGGGAAATGATTTATGCCCGGTCAGATAAGGATTTATATGTGAACCTGTTTATCCCTTCCACACTGACATGGAAACAGCAAAAAGTAGTGCTTCGTCAGGTCAATAACTTCCCGGAAGTTCCTGAAACAACTTTGATCTTTGATGCTGCAGGAAAGTCAGAATTTGATGTAAAACTGAGATGCCCGGAATGGACCACTCCTTCAGAAGTAAAGATTCTGATCAACGGAAAACAGGAAAAAGTACAGCGTAGTTCTGATGGTTATTTTACACTGACTAAAAAATGGAAAAAAGGAGATGTCGTGAAAATGATTTTACCGATGCATATTTCCGCAGAACAGCTGCCTGACCATTCCAATTATTATGCATTTAAATACGGGCCTGTAGTGCTTGCTGCAAAATACGGGACCGAAAACCAACAGGGACTCCTTGCGGACGATAGCAGAGGAGGCCATATTGCTCATGGTCCGCAGATCCCTTTAAACGAAATTCCCGTTATCCTTGGAAGCTCTTCCGAGGTGGTCAGCCATGTTACGCCTTTGAACAATAAACCGCTCAACTTTGCCGTTAAGGGTCTTTATCCGTCTGAAAAATTCGGGAAAGGGCTAAGTCTTGTACCGTTTTACAGTATTCAGGCAGAAAGATATATTCTGTACTGGCCTCAGGCTGACAAAAACGAAATAGAAAATACATTGAAGCAGAAGGCAAAAGAAGAAGCGGAAACCAGAAAGCTGGACATGATCACCACTGATAAGATCCAGTTAGGTGAACAGCAGCCGGAATCAGATCATTTTATAGAAAGCAGAGACTCCGGTACAGGATATATGGAAGACCGCCATTTCCGTGATGCCAAAGGCTGGTTCAGTTACCAGATGAAAAATAAAGGAAAAAATGCTTCATTCCTTTACCTGCTTTATTTTGATGTCAATAACAGCCGCACGTTAAATATTGACATCAACGGTAAGAAAATCATTACTCAAAATCTGGCAGGAAAGTCCGGAACCTTATCTCAATATCTGGTTGTTCCGATACCGGATTCAGAAAAGAATAAAGAACATCTAACGGTAAAATTCCTGGCAGATGAAAAATTGATGACCGCTAAAATCATCGAAGTCCGTTTGCTGAAAGGAAAATACGAAAAGCAACACAAGCTGAACTAA
- a CDS encoding L-ribulose-5-phosphate 4-epimerase, whose protein sequence is MNTYKELQRECYEANMQLDALKLVVYTFGNVSAVDRDKGIFAIKPSGVPYDILKPEDMVILDFDANVIEGKLRPSSDTKTHAYLYKNWENIGGISHTHAIYSVAWAQAQLDIPVFGTTHADHLTTDIPCAPPMRDELIEGNYEYNTGIQILECFKEKQLSPEEVEMVLIGNHGPFTWGKNAEKAVYNSKVLETIAEMAYLTRQINPDAERLKDSLIKKHYERKHGKNAYYGQEFKH, encoded by the coding sequence ATGAATACCTATAAAGAACTCCAAAGAGAATGCTATGAAGCGAATATGCAGCTGGATGCCCTAAAGCTGGTGGTCTATACTTTCGGGAATGTAAGTGCTGTAGATCGTGATAAAGGCATTTTTGCCATTAAGCCAAGCGGTGTCCCTTACGATATTTTAAAGCCGGAAGATATGGTGATTCTGGATTTTGACGCTAATGTCATTGAAGGAAAGCTCAGACCTTCTTCCGATACCAAGACCCATGCTTATCTGTATAAAAACTGGGAAAATATCGGTGGAATTTCCCACACGCATGCCATCTATTCCGTGGCGTGGGCACAGGCACAATTGGATATTCCTGTTTTCGGGACAACCCATGCAGATCATCTTACGACGGATATTCCCTGCGCTCCACCTATGCGGGATGAGCTGATTGAAGGAAATTACGAATACAATACGGGAATACAGATTCTGGAATGCTTTAAAGAAAAACAGCTCTCTCCGGAAGAAGTAGAAATGGTTCTGATCGGCAATCACGGTCCGTTTACCTGGGGAAAAAATGCTGAGAAAGCAGTCTACAACAGCAAAGTGCTGGAAACCATTGCCGAAATGGCTTATCTCACCAGGCAGATCAATCCTGATGCGGAACGTCTGAAAGACTCACTCATCAAAAAACATTATGAACGTAAGCACGGCAAGAATGCTTATTACGGACAGGAATTTAAACACTAA